From one Haloarcula taiwanensis genomic stretch:
- a CDS encoding twitching motility protein PilT, with the protein MTGNDLPANPSVLNTTVLSNFAHIDQLWIVADLSGICTVPVVREELEHGVANHPYLQEALDALDDEIPVAAISDTVANREAVVGEHLDPGEAQAFALADAHDGRLLTDDGDARSFAKDQGVTVVGSVGVLLAAIDAGRIDEATADEWLSKWIDEIGYYAPYRTISEYR; encoded by the coding sequence ATGACAGGTAACGATCTCCCAGCGAACCCGAGCGTCTTGAACACGACTGTCCTCTCGAATTTTGCGCACATCGATCAGCTGTGGATAGTAGCTGACCTTTCTGGAATCTGTACGGTACCAGTCGTTCGTGAGGAGCTCGAACACGGCGTTGCTAACCACCCATATCTTCAGGAAGCACTCGATGCGCTTGACGACGAAATCCCAGTTGCGGCGATTTCGGATACTGTCGCAAACAGAGAAGCCGTTGTTGGGGAGCATCTCGATCCTGGGGAAGCACAGGCGTTCGCCCTTGCCGACGCACACGACGGTCGACTGCTGACAGACGACGGAGATGCTCGGTCGTTTGCGAAAGACCAGGGCGTGACCGTTGTGGGGTCGGTTGGCGTTCTGTTGGCTGCAATCGATGCTGGGAGGATCGACGAAGCCACTGCTGACGAGTGGCTGTCGAAGTGGATCGATGAGATCGGCTACTACGCCCCGTATCGAACGATTTCGGAGTATCGATGA
- a CDS encoding chromosome partitioning protein ParA, with product MLAYTTYSEAGGVGKTTTAANLAHAHAQNGLKTLVIDLDPQEASISYIFGVDDDRDDGAADNLVRHMVGRGKGSFADLIREDTGVENLDVIPAHNMLSSLDTTMRRAKETEEQMNPDAEWVEEEQLYQLLGRNGIHEQYDAIICDPQASEGQGLYNAVMVTQTVLIPVELSGKGSLSIDGLEQLVDGLEDNLDIEVGVLGIVPVAFGDTTGQQQHLATLEEDIDYEVPAVFRKRESLMQEMWDARATAYQVVEEAYKDGEKGVRRVPDREHATLEKYDDLAAEIEAVFDA from the coding sequence ATGTTGGCATATACGACGTACAGTGAGGCCGGCGGCGTCGGCAAGACAACGACAGCCGCGAACCTCGCGCACGCTCACGCTCAGAACGGTCTGAAAACGCTCGTCATCGACCTCGACCCGCAGGAGGCGTCCATCTCCTACATCTTCGGCGTCGACGACGACCGCGACGACGGCGCTGCGGATAATCTCGTTCGGCACATGGTCGGCCGCGGCAAAGGGTCGTTTGCGGACCTCATCCGCGAGGACACCGGCGTGGAGAACCTCGACGTAATCCCGGCCCACAACATGCTCTCGTCGCTGGATACGACGATGCGGCGGGCGAAAGAGACGGAAGAGCAGATGAATCCCGACGCAGAGTGGGTCGAAGAGGAGCAACTCTACCAGCTACTCGGCCGCAACGGCATCCACGAGCAGTACGACGCCATCATCTGTGACCCGCAGGCGTCCGAGGGGCAGGGTCTCTACAACGCGGTCATGGTCACGCAGACCGTGCTCATCCCGGTCGAACTGTCTGGCAAGGGCTCACTCAGTATCGACGGTCTGGAGCAGCTCGTCGACGGACTGGAGGACAACCTTGACATCGAGGTCGGCGTGCTCGGCATCGTTCCTGTCGCGTTCGGCGATACGACGGGCCAGCAGCAACATCTCGCAACGCTCGAAGAAGATATCGACTACGAGGTGCCGGCGGTATTCCGCAAGCGAGAGTCGCTGATGCAGGAGATGTGGGACGCACGGGCGACCGCCTACCAGGTGGTCGAAGAAGCCTACAAGGATGGCGAGAAGGGCGTCCGACGCGTTCCTGACCGCGAACACGCCACGCTCGAAAAGTACGACGACCTCGCGGCGGAAATCGAGGCGGTGTTCGATGCATGA